In the Methanothermobacter sp. genome, one interval contains:
- a CDS encoding Ig-like domain-containing protein, with translation MTSGGDAIDLINSSGNLISGNTITLRYIGVYLKDSSYNTISQNRFEENTYSISMSGATFNTISDNNMTDNNLGIYNYGANNTITANRIFNSTCYNIQLTGSDNNIYGNYLIEGLYSFVAGNRLNNTEIGNYWSDYSGNDTNGDGLGDIPTTHGDQRPLIVDLAVINATVTPTNIQVIIRNNGRANLTRIDPTGQFMVKINCDGNETVHYINALNYGETQTITRPVGLGPGDHVVNITVPYNDTTQLLEGKNIRDACVPNNNLTVNRNIIPATINYGNLTVTPLKGIEPLNVTVTAKITNIGDFSKNEIVLLVVDGAIVDQKTVEVDAHSTVTVTFSILLQNGTHSVTVNNMTPVNVTVFKPLRVLSVDPPKGALSVSLTRKIVITFSENILTGTAYGNITVKTSSGVSKKISKSISGNRLYITPDGGWSPGVKYIITVPWNSVKTANGVTLTSDFSSSFTSAIAVTYIDPKNGATRVSRTKTIVITFSNSIIAGPAYSKITVKTSTGRLNSISKRIIGNRLYIKPVGSWRARTKYIITVPRTAVKTSTGNMMAADFRSAFTTA, from the coding sequence ATAACTAGCGGAGGAGACGCAATAGATCTCATAAATTCTTCAGGTAACCTGATCTCAGGAAACACTATAACTCTCAGATATATCGGCGTATACCTTAAGGATTCCTCATACAACACCATATCCCAGAACAGATTTGAAGAAAACACCTATTCAATTTCCATGAGCGGGGCCACCTTCAACACAATATCTGATAATAACATGACCGACAATAATCTTGGAATCTACAATTACGGTGCCAACAACACCATAACAGCTAACAGGATATTTAATTCGACCTGCTACAATATTCAACTCACAGGTAGCGATAATAACATCTATGGAAACTATCTCATAGAAGGTTTGTATTCCTTCGTAGCCGGTAACCGCCTTAACAACACAGAGATAGGTAACTACTGGTCAGATTACTCAGGGAATGACACCAATGGGGATGGACTTGGTGATATACCAACAACCCATGGAGACCAGAGGCCCCTCATTGTTGACCTTGCAGTGATTAATGCCACGGTAACACCCACAAACATTCAGGTGATTATAAGGAACAACGGCAGGGCCAACCTTACACGCATAGACCCCACAGGACAGTTCATGGTTAAGATAAACTGTGATGGCAATGAAACAGTTCACTACATAAATGCACTCAATTATGGCGAGACACAGACCATCACAAGGCCAGTAGGCCTCGGGCCAGGTGACCATGTTGTCAACATAACAGTTCCCTACAATGATACAACCCAGCTCCTGGAGGGTAAAAATATAAGGGACGCCTGTGTACCCAACAATAATCTCACAGTGAACAGGAACATTATACCCGCCACAATAAACTACGGTAACCTCACTGTAACACCTTTGAAGGGAATTGAACCATTAAATGTCACTGTAACGGCTAAAATCACAAATATCGGTGATTTTTCAAAGAATGAGATTGTATTGCTGGTCGTGGATGGCGCTATAGTTGATCAGAAGACCGTCGAAGTTGATGCACATTCAACGGTTACGGTGACATTCAGCATCCTTCTTCAGAATGGAACCCATAGCGTGACTGTAAACAACATGACACCGGTTAATGTTACAGTCTTCAAACCATTACGTGTCCTCTCAGTTGACCCGCCTAAGGGTGCACTTTCAGTTTCACTAACCAGGAAGATTGTTATAACCTTCAGTGAGAATATCCTCACAGGCACTGCCTACGGTAACATAACAGTCAAAACATCCAGCGGTGTCTCCAAGAAGATTTCCAAGAGTATAAGTGGTAACAGGCTCTACATTACCCCTGATGGTGGATGGAGCCCTGGAGTCAAGTATATAATTACCGTGCCATGGAACTCAGTTAAAACTGCCAATGGGGTTACCCTCACCTCTGATTTCAGTTCTTCCTTCACATCCGCAATTGCTGTGACCTACATTGACCCTAAAAATGGTGCGACAAGGGTTTCAAGGACCAAGACTATTGTTATAACCTTCAGTAACAGTATAATTGCAGGGCCAGCCTACAGCAAGATAACGGTTAAGACATCCACTGGAAGGTTGAATTCCATCAGTAAGAGGATCATAGGTAACAGGCTCTACATAAAACCCGTTGGCAGCTGGCGTGCACGTACAAAATACATCATAACTGTTCCAAGGACTGCGGTTAAGACCAGCACAGGTAACATGATGGCAGCGGACTTCAGATCAGCATTCACCACGGCTTAA
- a CDS encoding DNA polymerase subunit beta: MKARIRDFIYTSDDLFFAVTSYVHPEDRILSFLRYIPDSEGERSLNSARYSKVNSELAYTFLEENHPTYLHPYEELGVLMMGVPHERVDSILRPDERLLDIMESPTDQLLARVVMIADTLHDASGIPYRSMGVSGSVLPGLYDPLNSDIDFVVYGLRNHRRAMEAFGELKGDPASPLNGLDEEQLMKVYRKRITDDTLSFREFCWYEMRKNNRGIIDGTLFDILAARDWSEIQGSWADTTYEDCGRVTVECTVSDAIEAFDNPARYLVEDVIVLEGPEAEITEVVSFTHTYAGQAREGERIIARGKLERFSGRENGYRVVVGTTREAENEFIKLKELRL, from the coding sequence ATGAAAGCCCGAATCCGTGACTTCATATACACATCCGATGACCTATTCTTTGCTGTTACATCATACGTTCATCCAGAAGACAGGATACTATCCTTTTTACGCTACATACCCGACAGTGAAGGTGAAAGGTCCCTGAATTCGGCAAGATACTCAAAGGTGAATTCTGAGCTGGCATACACCTTCCTTGAGGAGAACCACCCCACCTATCTCCACCCCTATGAGGAACTCGGTGTACTCATGATGGGTGTTCCCCATGAAAGGGTGGATAGTATACTGAGGCCAGACGAGCGCCTTCTGGATATAATGGAATCCCCAACCGATCAGCTGCTTGCCAGAGTTGTGATGATTGCCGACACCTTGCATGATGCCTCAGGGATCCCCTACAGATCCATGGGGGTTTCAGGTTCGGTGCTTCCTGGATTATATGACCCCCTGAACTCCGATATCGACTTTGTGGTTTACGGTTTGAGGAACCACAGAAGGGCCATGGAAGCCTTCGGTGAACTCAAGGGGGACCCTGCGAGTCCTCTGAATGGGCTGGATGAGGAACAGCTCATGAAGGTCTACAGAAAAAGGATAACCGATGATACGCTCTCCTTCAGGGAGTTCTGCTGGTATGAGATGAGAAAGAACAACAGGGGAATAATTGATGGAACCCTCTTCGATATCCTCGCTGCAAGGGACTGGAGTGAAATACAGGGCTCATGGGCCGATACAACCTATGAGGACTGCGGCAGGGTGACCGTCGAGTGCACGGTATCTGACGCTATCGAGGCATTTGATAACCCTGCAAGGTACCTTGTGGAGGATGTCATTGTACTTGAGGGGCCCGAAGCTGAAATCACTGAGGTTGTGTCCTTCACCCATACCTATGCGGGGCAGGCCAGGGAGGGTGAAAGGATAATCGCAAGGGGTAAGCTTGAAAGGTTCAGTGGAAGGGAAAACGGATACCGGGTTGTTGTGGGGACAACAAGGGAGGCCGAGAACGAGTTCATAAAGCTAAAGGAACTCAGATTATAA
- a CDS encoding PPC domain-containing DNA-binding protein translates to MILLRLEPGMDLMAEMEALEVEGAVVSGIGSLHGVRIRTADESILTVEGPLEIISLQGTITGDGVHIHIAVADSSGSVLGGHLKGYCRVRTTVELAVIPYHGKLRRVMDDRTGYRELLVLD, encoded by the coding sequence ATGATTCTCCTAAGACTTGAGCCCGGCATGGATCTCATGGCTGAGATGGAGGCCCTGGAAGTTGAGGGCGCTGTTGTATCGGGTATAGGTAGCCTCCATGGTGTGAGGATAAGGACAGCGGATGAGAGCATCCTTACAGTTGAGGGCCCCCTTGAGATAATATCCCTTCAGGGGACAATTACAGGCGATGGTGTCCACATCCACATTGCAGTGGCTGATTCCTCTGGAAGTGTGCTTGGCGGACACCTCAAGGGTTATTGCAGGGTAAGGACAACCGTCGAACTTGCCGTGATACCCTATCATGGTAAACTGAGAAGGGTGATGGATGATAGAACCGGTTACAGGGAGCTACTGGTTCTTGACTGA
- a CDS encoding DUF366 family protein: protein MIYEHLEDPILYDGSQIEPAWALSELGIKGSSIITWIGPMDVKNIVDYEDVDLEIKSENVLHFIVEHFDEQPSSLRLSYHRQRILVMLLMEELRGHGFEIRREGDDLYIGSSKLTVSIATASVSSMKIHLGVNIHEKGTPDDVDTVGLLDERPELGMKGVVQIAENVAMAYIHEIDSIEEDICKTRIF, encoded by the coding sequence ATGATATATGAGCACCTCGAGGACCCTATCCTGTATGATGGAAGCCAGATAGAACCTGCATGGGCCCTCAGTGAACTGGGAATAAAGGGTTCAAGCATAATAACCTGGATAGGCCCAATGGATGTGAAGAACATCGTGGACTACGAGGACGTTGACCTTGAGATAAAGTCTGAGAATGTCCTTCACTTCATTGTTGAACACTTTGATGAACAGCCATCAAGTCTGCGGTTATCATATCACAGGCAGAGGATTCTGGTCATGCTGTTAATGGAGGAACTTCGGGGTCATGGATTCGAGATCCGGAGGGAGGGTGATGACCTCTACATAGGTTCATCCAAGTTAACTGTTTCCATAGCAACTGCCTCGGTATCCAGCATGAAGATACACCTGGGTGTGAACATCCATGAGAAGGGCACACCAGATGATGTGGATACCGTGGGGCTCCTGGATGAGAGGCCTGAACTTGGGATGAAGGGAGTTGTCCAGATAGCAGAGAATGTTGCCATGGCATACATACATGAGATTGACTCCATTGAGGAGGACATATGCAAAACCAGAATCTTCTGA
- a CDS encoding 6-carboxytetrahydropterin synthase, with product MKIVINGIHANLRFSAAHMIPEHESCGCIHGHSYIVDVKVEGKRSGKHGFVADFKDVKAVVRELCSRFDHKLLIPLRSPLINFSSTSGNIKFEIGGKEYSIPEEDCCLLDLESSSAEELSRYFASTLFKELGRKYDISSVEVCVNEGIGQGAIYTISR from the coding sequence ATGAAAATAGTTATCAACGGGATACATGCCAATTTAAGGTTTTCAGCGGCACACATGATACCTGAACACGAGTCATGCGGATGCATACATGGACATTCATACATAGTTGACGTGAAGGTTGAGGGAAAAAGGAGTGGCAAACACGGATTCGTGGCTGACTTCAAGGACGTTAAGGCAGTGGTGAGAGAACTATGCAGCAGATTTGACCATAAACTCCTCATACCCCTCAGAAGTCCGCTCATAAATTTCTCATCAACAAGCGGAAACATCAAATTTGAGATCGGGGGTAAGGAGTACAGTATACCCGAGGAGGACTGCTGCCTCCTTGACCTGGAATCCAGTTCTGCAGAGGAACTTTCACGTTACTTTGCCTCAACCCTCTTTAAGGAGCTCGGCAGAAAGTACGACATATCCTCGGTTGAGGTCTGCGTAAATGAGGGGATAGGACAGGGGGCCATCTACACCATATCGCGGTGA
- a CDS encoding 7-carboxy-7-deazaguanine synthase QueE: MRAPIMEVFSSIQGEGLLVGKRQIFIRFAGCNLNCSYCDTPESRDPSCGEELSADQLLGMVENLMTPDFHSLSITGGEPLLYPDFIREFLEDSPWSALLETNGSLPASARRISHLFDYASVDIKTSEHFSGDFNHIITESDISGPDDLIDREIQVINILISKGVNTYCKVVVMPTTGAEYIGALAMRLREGVDDHEKLSMVIQPCSPPEQWALYTPRLLEMSQEAGKYMDVYVIPQMHRALGLR, encoded by the coding sequence ATGAGGGCACCCATTATGGAGGTCTTCAGCAGCATCCAGGGTGAGGGCCTCCTTGTAGGGAAGAGGCAGATTTTCATACGGTTCGCCGGCTGCAACCTTAACTGCAGCTACTGTGACACCCCAGAGAGCAGGGACCCATCCTGTGGGGAGGAACTCTCAGCAGACCAGCTTCTGGGGATGGTTGAAAACCTCATGACACCTGATTTTCATTCACTGAGCATCACGGGGGGCGAACCGCTTCTTTACCCGGACTTTATCAGGGAATTCCTTGAGGATTCCCCATGGAGTGCTCTTCTTGAAACCAACGGCTCTCTTCCGGCCAGCGCACGGAGGATATCCCACCTCTTTGATTACGCATCGGTGGATATTAAAACATCTGAACATTTTTCAGGGGATTTCAACCACATTATTACAGAATCCGATATATCCGGGCCAGATGACCTCATTGATCGGGAGATTCAAGTCATAAACATATTAATATCAAAAGGTGTAAATACATATTGTAAGGTGGTTGTGATGCCCACAACGGGGGCTGAATACATCGGGGCCCTGGCCATGCGGCTCCGTGAAGGCGTTGATGACCATGAAAAACTTTCAATGGTTATACAGCCCTGCAGTCCCCCTGAACAGTGGGCTCTGTACACTCCTCGCCTGCTGGAAATGTCTCAGGAAGCCGGAAAGTATATGGATGTTTACGTTATACCACAGATGCATAGGGCCCTTGGCCTTAGGTAG
- a CDS encoding CBS domain-containing protein, whose translation MEMETKVTVHDAMTSNVITADPGISVAEAASIMTEKKVGSIIVKSNSEPEGLITESDIIRKVVSKDLAASKVTIGEVMSRNLISIEPERELSDAARLMAKNSIRRLPVVKDGALVGILTSSDVMMVAPELTEILVENARIEENRALKPENERSVPGVCEVCGNYEEYLEEYDGRYICEECKEDLEGE comes from the coding sequence ATGGAAATGGAAACAAAGGTTACAGTCCATGATGCCATGACATCGAATGTTATAACAGCAGACCCTGGCATCAGCGTTGCAGAAGCAGCATCGATAATGACAGAAAAGAAGGTCGGAAGCATCATTGTGAAGAGCAACTCCGAACCTGAAGGACTCATAACAGAGAGTGACATCATAAGGAAGGTGGTTTCCAAGGACCTGGCTGCCAGCAAGGTTACAATTGGCGAGGTAATGAGCCGCAACCTCATAAGCATAGAACCTGAAAGGGAACTCAGTGACGCCGCAAGGCTGATGGCAAAGAACAGTATAAGGAGACTCCCTGTGGTTAAGGACGGTGCACTGGTGGGGATACTGACATCCTCTGACGTTATGATGGTCGCCCCTGAACTCACCGAGATCCTTGTTGAGAATGCAAGGATTGAGGAGAACAGGGCTCTGAAACCTGAGAATGAGAGGTCTGTCCCCGGCGTGTGCGAGGTCTGCGGTAACTATGAGGAGTACCTTGAGGAGTATGATGGTAGATACATATGTGAGGAGTGTAAAGAGGACCTAGAGGGTGAATGA
- a CDS encoding CBS domain-containing protein, with product MNDLFVRDVMTLNPVSVSLETAATRVRSILRDEDFRCVPVVEGEKLRGLITRGDVLNITATKSNLEARGIMEKPKVILTPEMDVMRAAYDLLKAGEIQAPVVESADSMKLVGILSAIDLISGFLENGYEPVRSPVSEIMSPDPVTCEHSDQLSAVWDLMDESGFSGLPVMKNGKMIGIITRKDLLRYGHARIHRESGEVKSVAVEKIMKTPPVAITPDTPSEKAASLMLEKDIGRIPVVENPVFVKRDPSMVKEADLLGIVSREDVLEAYIK from the coding sequence GTGAATGATTTGTTTGTAAGAGACGTAATGACTTTAAATCCCGTCTCAGTCTCACTTGAAACTGCCGCCACGAGAGTAAGATCCATTCTAAGGGATGAGGATTTCAGATGCGTCCCTGTGGTTGAGGGGGAGAAACTGAGGGGTCTTATAACAAGGGGTGATGTGCTCAACATCACAGCAACCAAGTCAAATCTTGAGGCAAGGGGTATAATGGAAAAACCAAAGGTTATCCTGACCCCTGAGATGGATGTGATGAGGGCAGCATATGACCTTTTAAAGGCCGGTGAGATACAGGCACCTGTTGTTGAGTCAGCCGACAGCATGAAGCTTGTGGGAATACTGAGTGCCATAGACCTCATATCAGGCTTCCTTGAAAATGGCTATGAGCCGGTCAGAAGCCCTGTAAGTGAGATAATGTCCCCAGACCCTGTTACATGTGAACACAGCGACCAGCTTTCAGCTGTATGGGATCTTATGGATGAATCAGGGTTTTCAGGCCTTCCTGTGATGAAGAATGGTAAAATGATAGGCATCATAACCAGGAAGGACCTTCTGAGGTACGGCCATGCAAGGATACACAGGGAATCAGGTGAAGTAAAATCCGTGGCGGTCGAGAAGATAATGAAGACACCCCCTGTTGCCATAACACCGGATACTCCTTCTGAAAAGGCCGCCTCTCTCATGCTGGAGAAGGATATTGGAAGGATCCCCGTGGTTGAGAACCCGGTATTTGTGAAGAGGGACCCCAGCATGGTGAAGGAGGCAGATCTTCTGGGTATAGTGTCCAGGGAGGACGTCCTGGAAGCATATATCAAGTGA
- a CDS encoding CBS domain-containing protein, producing the protein MRKKDTINLVKSRDRGPIEFESRNFDHEGDVMTIAGKEVISIPQTATIKEAAEIMVKNKFRRLPITNPGTGKLQGIVTAMDILDFLGGGDKFKILDNKYDDNFLAAVNEPVKSIMTRDVIHITTRDSISDAVTMMLENSVGALPVVDDEGRIAGIVSERDFVLLMAGVFIDEVTEDHMTADVITTTPGTPIEGASKIMVRNRLRRIPVVGEERRTPHPEDEKLVGIVTSTDILEFLGRNQAFNSMKTNSAEEVLATPVTEIMEREVCTVTSTTTLGEVCEIMEKHGIGGLPVVDYGNLRGIITESDLLRAITG; encoded by the coding sequence ATGAGAAAAAAAGACACCATAAACCTGGTAAAGTCTAGGGACCGTGGTCCCATTGAATTCGAGAGCAGAAACTTCGACCATGAAGGCGATGTCATGACAATCGCCGGGAAGGAAGTAATTTCCATACCACAGACAGCCACCATCAAGGAAGCAGCGGAGATAATGGTTAAGAACAAATTCAGGAGGCTTCCCATAACAAACCCGGGAACAGGGAAGCTCCAGGGGATAGTAACGGCCATGGACATCCTGGACTTTTTAGGAGGGGGAGATAAATTCAAGATCCTGGATAACAAATACGATGATAACTTCCTCGCAGCAGTCAACGAACCGGTTAAGAGTATAATGACACGTGATGTCATCCACATAACCACCAGGGACTCCATATCAGATGCGGTTACCATGATGCTGGAAAACAGTGTCGGCGCCCTGCCGGTTGTGGATGATGAGGGGAGAATAGCAGGTATAGTATCCGAGAGGGACTTCGTGCTCCTCATGGCAGGTGTATTCATCGATGAGGTCACCGAGGATCACATGACAGCCGATGTCATAACGACAACACCCGGAACACCGATAGAGGGGGCCTCAAAGATAATGGTAAGAAACAGGCTCAGGAGGATACCCGTTGTTGGTGAGGAGCGAAGGACACCCCATCCCGAGGATGAAAAACTTGTTGGAATTGTTACCTCCACAGATATACTCGAGTTCCTTGGAAGGAACCAGGCATTCAACTCAATGAAGACCAACAGTGCAGAGGAGGTTCTCGCCACACCTGTAACTGAAATCATGGAAAGGGAGGTCTGCACCGTCACATCAACAACCACCCTTGGAGAGGTCTGTGAGATCATGGAGAAACATGGAATTGGTGGTCTGCCGGTGGTGGACTATGGAAACCTCAGGGGAATAATAACAGAGAGCGACCTTCTTAGGGCAATAACAGGTTAG
- a CDS encoding CBS domain-containing protein, which produces MNVGSIMTDEVFVMEDTQQVAYARNLMLRHGISRVVVVDSEGKPAGIVTETDITRKLRIDGPAWKRRPIDKISIRRVMNENPISVDINATPREAADLMLKKKIGSLLVMDGEELAGIITKRDLLRFFKDRCAGRWKVEDLMTRDVKTVTANHTLAHVIDVMEENGISRVVVTGNGAVEGIITSENLSFATFEDPERGIPVERVYFISRASEEKKRVRTIAMLTAGDIMTEDVITVEPSADASDAASVMLDNGISGLPVVEDDELVGIITKTDIISGIQ; this is translated from the coding sequence ATGAACGTTGGAAGTATAATGACAGATGAAGTCTTTGTCATGGAAGACACGCAGCAGGTTGCATACGCCAGGAACCTCATGTTAAGGCACGGCATAAGCAGGGTAGTCGTAGTGGACTCCGAGGGGAAACCAGCAGGTATCGTCACAGAGACGGACATAACAAGGAAGCTGAGAATTGATGGACCAGCATGGAAGAGGAGACCCATAGATAAGATATCAATAAGAAGGGTCATGAACGAGAACCCCATCAGCGTGGATATCAACGCCACTCCAAGGGAAGCCGCCGACCTGATGCTCAAGAAGAAAATAGGCTCACTCCTTGTGATGGATGGGGAGGAACTTGCAGGCATCATAACCAAGAGGGATCTTCTCAGATTCTTCAAGGACCGGTGTGCCGGCAGATGGAAGGTTGAGGATTTAATGACCCGGGACGTTAAAACTGTGACAGCCAACCATACACTTGCCCATGTTATAGATGTCATGGAGGAGAACGGCATATCAAGGGTTGTTGTAACCGGGAACGGGGCTGTTGAGGGGATAATAACATCTGAGAACCTCTCATTTGCAACATTTGAGGACCCTGAGAGGGGCATACCTGTTGAAAGGGTCTACTTCATAAGCCGTGCATCCGAGGAGAAGAAGAGGGTCAGGACAATCGCAATGCTAACTGCCGGCGATATAATGACCGAGGACGTCATAACAGTCGAACCATCAGCCGATGCATCAGACGCGGCTTCAGTGATGCTTGATAACGGTATAAGCGGACTGCCAGTTGTTGAGGATGATGAACTGGTGGGAATAATAACAAAAACAGATATAATAAGCGGGATACAGTAG
- a CDS encoding CBS domain-containing protein, producing MIIKNIMSEDPVCIDKDQNVCDALRLMGKKNVSRLLVINTNSEHERELVGIVTEKDIAIKLGSSRYGNMAPSHFHVSTVMTGELITADPGMDAGNAASLMLENNIGSLPVILDDEILGIVTKSDLLDICRGRAYERYTAGDVMSTEMITVSPQERAVHARRMMIDAGIGRLLVMDGGELAGILTAKDMTRAVINFRKVVPDKHKSSRIRNLLVEDIMKQNVRTVEADTPVTDLASMMMETGYGGFPVVDGELEGIVTKTDILDLIVEIEGVF from the coding sequence ATGATAATTAAAAATATCATGTCAGAGGATCCTGTCTGCATCGATAAGGACCAGAACGTCTGCGACGCCCTTCGATTAATGGGTAAGAAAAACGTATCAAGGCTCCTTGTCATCAACACAAACAGCGAACATGAGAGGGAACTTGTGGGGATAGTCACCGAGAAGGATATAGCAATAAAACTGGGATCATCAAGGTACGGAAACATGGCCCCATCCCACTTCCATGTCTCAACGGTCATGACAGGGGAACTCATAACCGCGGATCCGGGCATGGACGCAGGAAACGCAGCAAGCCTCATGCTCGAGAACAACATAGGAAGCCTGCCTGTTATCCTTGATGACGAGATACTGGGAATCGTGACCAAATCAGACCTCCTTGATATATGCAGGGGAAGGGCCTATGAGAGGTACACTGCAGGCGATGTGATGAGCACAGAGATGATAACGGTGTCCCCCCAGGAGAGGGCTGTCCATGCAAGGAGGATGATGATTGATGCAGGCATAGGACGTCTACTGGTAATGGATGGGGGGGAACTTGCCGGTATACTCACCGCAAAGGACATGACACGTGCAGTTATAAACTTCAGGAAGGTGGTCCCGGATAAACACAAATCCTCAAGGATAAGAAACCTTCTGGTTGAGGATATAATGAAACAGAACGTCAGAACCGTTGAGGCAGATACTCCGGTAACTGATCTCGCATCAATGATGATGGAGACAGGTTATGGCGGCTTCCCTGTGGTGGACGGCGAACTTGAGGGTATAGTTACAAAGACGGACATCCTTGACCTCATAGTTGAGATAGAGGGTGTCTTCTAA
- a CDS encoding RNA ligase: MSTDIPFHEVTEKTGIPSARLKDGLERGAIRVTEEGGVNALIFKKSLMDLEAGTVIYTGDEVEVIRGFPKIRRTLLLYPTLMEHFRDSVAVEEKMNGYNVRITLLSSGDTVALTRGGHICPFTTRKALELMDLDGFFSDHADLVVCGEMVGRDNPYVSQDYPEVGPLGFRVFDLREKNTNRPLPIKEKRDLLESYGLPPVRLFGIYPVEDAAEEVADIIRTLGREGREGVVMKDPSMELPPLKYTSSQAHARELAYAFSYPFDFGRPFFFSRVIREGFQAYELDESDEETLERAHRLGEAIIYPMLERIKAIADGEAAYEDTVIDVDDRETAEEFIRHLVHLGVSATLADYRDGKATVRRFYQATTDRINNYLDGGLY; encoded by the coding sequence ATGAGTACAGACATTCCTTTCCATGAGGTCACAGAGAAAACAGGGATTCCATCTGCAAGGCTGAAAGATGGGCTTGAGAGGGGCGCCATCAGGGTCACTGAAGAGGGAGGTGTTAATGCTTTAATTTTTAAAAAGTCCCTCATGGACCTTGAGGCGGGCACGGTGATCTACACTGGAGATGAGGTTGAGGTCATCCGGGGATTCCCGAAGATCAGGAGGACACTTCTACTCTACCCCACCCTGATGGAACACTTCAGGGACAGCGTTGCAGTGGAGGAGAAGATGAACGGTTACAATGTCCGCATAACACTCCTTTCATCAGGTGATACGGTTGCACTCACACGGGGAGGCCATATATGCCCCTTCACAACCAGGAAGGCGCTGGAACTCATGGACCTTGACGGGTTCTTCTCTGACCATGCGGACCTTGTTGTATGCGGTGAGATGGTTGGAAGGGACAATCCATATGTCTCACAGGACTACCCTGAGGTGGGGCCCCTGGGGTTCAGGGTCTTTGACCTCAGGGAGAAGAACACCAACAGACCCCTCCCAATAAAGGAGAAGAGGGACCTTCTTGAATCCTATGGTCTTCCACCCGTACGTTTATTTGGAATTTACCCTGTGGAGGATGCTGCGGAGGAGGTTGCAGACATAATACGAACCCTGGGGAGGGAGGGAAGGGAGGGGGTTGTCATGAAGGACCCCTCCATGGAGTTACCTCCCCTGAAGTACACTTCATCCCAGGCACATGCACGGGAACTTGCATATGCCTTCAGCTACCCCTTTGACTTCGGGAGGCCATTCTTCTTCAGCAGGGTTATAAGGGAGGGGTTCCAGGCCTATGAACTGGATGAGTCAGATGAGGAGACCCTTGAGAGGGCCCACCGCCTTGGAGAGGCAATAATATACCCCATGCTTGAGAGGATAAAGGCCATAGCAGATGGGGAGGCCGCATACGAGGACACGGTCATCGATGTGGATGACAGGGAGACAGCCGAGGAGTTCATAAGGCACCTTGTACACCTCGGTGTCTCGGCAACCCTCGCAGATTACAGGGACGGCAAGGCCACGGTGAGGCGATTCTACCAGGCAACAACAGACAGGATAAACAACTACCTGGATGGGGGCCTTTACTGA